The Acinetobacter sp. WCHA45 DNA window TTACCACCCGCTTTTAAACATGCCGTGACTTGCTTTTCATGTGTGATATTTTGAGTTTTGATTGCTTCAATAATCTTGTTTTTTCCTACTTTGAAACAACTACACACCAATGGACCATCGTTATTAGCAGCAGACATTGGCATACCTGCCAACAATGCTTTACGGTGCAAGGCACTTAATCGCTCACGCTTAAATAAACTTGCAACCCAATCACGATCAGGTAATAACTCAGCAGGTGCAATATAAAGACTTGCGATTAAAATCCCATCTTTGAGTACAATACTATGACTGAGTTGCGATGAAATATCCTCAATACTTAACCATTCATATGTTTCATCGACAAAAGGTAAAAAGGTTTTTAAGTTTTTCTGAGTTTGATCAATACTGTGTCGATCCGCAAGCTCATAACGCATTGCTTTTGCAGTTTTGATTTTTGTCCACCAAGCACAAGTCTGTAAAGATGCTTTGATTTGATGTTCGAACCCTTCTCGAACATATAAAACACCTTGCCAAGTCGTATGGAAAGGCTGTATTGATACTGGCGTATGCTTAAACTCAGGTTCACCTGAAATTGCATCCACAACAGGGTTAACTACTTTACCAATCCGAGCATCTGAGGCAACTTGTTCTGTCCAATGAATCGGGGCAAAGATTTGTCCACGACGAACACCTTGAGCCAATGTCACACGTAATACACAACTTCCCCATTGCGACTTCACTTCAACCAATGCTTTATCGCGAATACCAAATTTAAGCGCATCGTTTGGATGAATCTCACAAAATGGTTCAGCACGATGTGTGGTCAAATTTGCTGATAAACCTGTACGTGTCATGGTATGCCATTGATCCCGAATACGCCCCGTATTCAGAATTAATGGATAATCTTCAGAAACTGAGTGTACGGGATCGATTGCGATCGTTGGAATAAGTTTTGCTTTACGAGAAGCATAACTAAACTCGCCTTGACCAAAAAGTTGCTTAACCGATGTCGTCTGACCTTTTTCCCACACAGGCCACTGAGTTGGTTTTAGCTCGTTATATTCTTCAAGACTTAGATTGGTTAAACCTTTTAAATTAAAATAACGAAAATTTTCTACCTGATCACGTTCAGCTAAACTTGCATTTTGATATGCTGACAATGCAGCATGCTCATTAAAGATGTCACACGCATTGCTAAAATCAAAACCAGAAAAACCAAGTTTTTTTGCAACTTCAGCAACAGCCCACCAATCTGCTTTGGCTTGTTTTGGTGAAGCTAAAAATGCGCGTTGACGTGAAATTCGACGTTCTGAGTTAGTTACCGTTCCATCTTTTTCACCCCAACCTAATGCTGGTAGCAAAATATCAGCATAAGCCGTGGTATCGGTATCGGAACAGATATCTGAAACAACGACAAATTCACATTTATCCAATGCTCGTTTCACTTGATCGGCATCAGGCAGACTTACCACAGGATTGGTCGCCATAATCCAGATTGCTTTAATTTTTCCACTTTCAACCGCTTGAAACAAATCAACTGCTTTAAGTCCAGCTTGTGTCGCAATGGTTGGGCTATTCCAAAAACTTTGCACCAAATTTTGATGCGTTGCATTATCAATATCCAAGTGTGCTGCCAACATATTGGCCAGTCCACCAACCTCACGACCACCCATCGCATTAGGTTGTCCAGTCATTGAAAATGGAGCAGCGCCTAGCTTACCAATTTTACCCGTCAGCAAATGACAGTTGATAATACTATTGGCTTTATTCACCCCTTGAGATGATTGATTAACTCCCATTGAAAAAAGAGTCACTACTTTTTCAGTTGTGGCAAATTTATCAAAAAACAATTGTAATTTTTCTTCTGAAATACCTGTGCGTTTGGCAACAGCTTTAAAATCTTGTTCAGTTCGATTCGCTTCTAAAAGTGCTTGAAGCCCCTCTGTGTAAGATTCAACAAACTCATGATCAGCATAACCATGTTGATATAAATATTGTAATAATCCTTTAAACAAAGCCACATCTTGACCTGGCAAGATTGGCAAATGCAAATCTGCTTGCTCACAAGTGCTCGTAAATCGTGGATCGACGACAACCACAAATAAATTAGGATTTTGACTCTTCGCTTGCATAATCCGTTGATACAACACTGGATGACACCATGCTGTATTTGAACCAACCAATACCACCATATCAGCATGTTCAAAGTCTTCATAACTTGCAGGTACAATATCTTCACCAAAGCTACGTTTATGCGCAGCCACGGCTGAAGACATGCACAGACGTGAATTGGTATCAATATTGGCTGTGCCTAAATAACCCTTTACGAATTTATTTACCACATAATAATCTTCAGTTAATAACTGCCCCGAAACATAAAATGCCACACTTTCGGGTCCATATTGCTCAATACATGCCTGAAATTGAGTTGCAATTTTGTCAATTGCAACACCCCATGTTGTCACATTACGGTGATTTTTGCGTCCCAACATCGGATTTAAAACACGGGTTTCCAACCCTAAGGTATCTGCTAAATTGCTCCCTTTAATACAGAGTCGCCCAAAATTTGCAGGGTGTTCTGTATCTCCTGAAACTTTAATATTTGAACCTTGTGTTTTATGTTGAACTTCAACATTAACACCACATCCAACGCCACAATATGGACAAGTTGTTTTTGTAATGAGTGTTTGTGCATGATCGGAGCGACTGTGTTCTAAATTTTGAATACTGTTCATGACTGCTCCTTTACCTATTCCATCTTTGCCCTAACTAAAGTTTCGATCCCTTTAAATTGTATGATCCGTGATCAATAGCCAATTTATAATCTACGCCTTAACTTTTATTGTGAATCTTTGGTTGACTACCATAAAG harbors:
- a CDS encoding nitrate reductase — encoded protein: MNSIQNLEHSRSDHAQTLITKTTCPYCGVGCGVNVEVQHKTQGSNIKVSGDTEHPANFGRLCIKGSNLADTLGLETRVLNPMLGRKNHRNVTTWGVAIDKIATQFQACIEQYGPESVAFYVSGQLLTEDYYVVNKFVKGYLGTANIDTNSRLCMSSAVAAHKRSFGEDIVPASYEDFEHADMVVLVGSNTAWCHPVLYQRIMQAKSQNPNLFVVVVDPRFTSTCEQADLHLPILPGQDVALFKGLLQYLYQHGYADHEFVESYTEGLQALLEANRTEQDFKAVAKRTGISEEKLQLFFDKFATTEKVVTLFSMGVNQSSQGVNKANSIINCHLLTGKIGKLGAAPFSMTGQPNAMGGREVGGLANMLAAHLDIDNATHQNLVQSFWNSPTIATQAGLKAVDLFQAVESGKIKAIWIMATNPVVSLPDADQVKRALDKCEFVVVSDICSDTDTTAYADILLPALGWGEKDGTVTNSERRISRQRAFLASPKQAKADWWAVAEVAKKLGFSGFDFSNACDIFNEHAALSAYQNASLAERDQVENFRYFNLKGLTNLSLEEYNELKPTQWPVWEKGQTTSVKQLFGQGEFSYASRKAKLIPTIAIDPVHSVSEDYPLILNTGRIRDQWHTMTRTGLSANLTTHRAEPFCEIHPNDALKFGIRDKALVEVKSQWGSCVLRVTLAQGVRRGQIFAPIHWTEQVASDARIGKVVNPVVDAISGEPEFKHTPVSIQPFHTTWQGVLYVREGFEHQIKASLQTCAWWTKIKTAKAMRYELADRHSIDQTQKNLKTFLPFVDETYEWLSIEDISSQLSHSIVLKDGILIASLYIAPAELLPDRDWVASLFKRERLSALHRKALLAGMPMSAANNDGPLVCSCFKVGKNKIIEAIKTQNITHEKQVTACLKAGGNCGSCLPEIRGLIKTCQLEAEA